One Capricornis sumatraensis isolate serow.1 chromosome 8, serow.2, whole genome shotgun sequence genomic region harbors:
- the CHAD gene encoding chondroadherin: MARLVLRLSLSLGLLASLLPALAACPQNCHCHSDLQHVICDKVGLQKIPKVSEKTKLLNLQRNNFPVLAANSFRAMPNLVSLHLQHCQIREVAAGAFRGLKQLIYLYLSHNDIRVLRAGAFDDLTELTYLYLDHNKVTELPRGLLSPLVNLFILQLNNNKIRELRSGAFQGAKDLRWLYLSENSLSSLQPGALDDVENLAKFYLDRNQLSSYPSAALSKLRVVEELKLSHNPLKSIPDNAFQSFGRYLETLWLDNTNLEKFSDGAFLGVTTLKHVHLENNRLHQLPSNFPFDSLETLTLTNNPWKCTCQLRGLRRWLEAKTSRPDATCASPAKFRGQHIRDTDAFRGCKFPTKRSKKAGRH, translated from the exons ATGGCCCGCCTGGTGCTCCGGCTCAGCCTCAGCCTGGGCCTCCTGGCCAGCCTGCTGCCTGCGCTGGCCGCCTGCCCCCAGAACTGCCACTGCCACAGCGACCTGCAGCACGTCATCTGCGACAAGGTGGGGCTGCAGAAGATCCCCAAGGTGTCGGAGAAGACCAAGCTGCTTAACCTACAGCGCAACAACTTCCCCGTGCTGGCAGCCAACTCATTTCGGGCCATGCCCAACCTCGTGTCGCTGCACCTGCAGCACTGCCAGATCCGCGAGGTGGCCGCTGGCGCCTTCCGAGGCCTCAAGCAGCTCATCTACCTGTACCTGTCCCATAACGACATCCGCGTGCTGCGTGCTGGTGCCTTTGACGACCTGACCGAGCTCACCTACCTCTACCTGGACCACAATAAGGTGACAGAGCTGCCCCGGGGGCTGCTCTCCCCTCTGGTCAACCTTTTCATCCTGCagctcaacaacaacaagatCCGAGAGCTGCGCTCAGGCGCCTTCCAGGGCGCCAAGGACCTGCGCTGGCTCTACCTGTCGGAAAACTCACTCAGTTCCCTGCAGCCCGGTGCTCTGGACGACGTGGAAAACCTCGCCAAGTTCTACCTGGACAGGAACCAGCTGTCCAGCTACCCCTCAGCTGCTCTGAGCAAGCTGAGGGTGGTGGAGGAGCTGAAGCTGTCCCACAATCCCCTGAAAAGCATTCCTGACAATGCTTTCCAGTCCTTCGGCAGATACCTGGAGACGCTCTGGCTGGACAACACCAACCTGGAGAAG TTTTCTGACGGTGCCTTCCTGGGTGTGACCACGCTGAAACATGTCCATCTGGAGAACAACCGCCTGCACCAGCTGCCCTCCAACTTCCCCTTTGACAGCCTGGAGACCCTCACCCTCACCAACAACCCCTGGAAGTGTACCTGCCAGCTCCGGGGCCTTCGGAG GTGGCTGGAAGCTAAGACCTCTCGCCCTGATGCCACTTGTGCATCGCCCGCCAAGTTCAGGGGCCAGCACATTCGTGACACGGATGCCTTCCGCGGCTGCAAGTTCCCCACTAAGAGGTCCAAGAAAGCCGGCCGCCATTAA